A genomic window from Sphingobacterium spiritivorum includes:
- a CDS encoding FecR family protein gives MINTRYENVEDFLIDDTFQQYCSGENQQCIQYWETYLRHHPEQREKILQAKKLYIILVGNKKPLNVQVNKLKADIEVNSPPAENKIVRFSLWLKIAAAVIVFAGGLFWGIQRWNVQEEPSSASRISYVTANGEKKTIELSDGTKVTLNAGSQLFVDNSFNKNERNVTLIGEAFFDVSKNKDKPFVLHTQDFDIRVLGTAFNVKAYPDEKTSEAVLIHGLIEMRSKRGNENSLILKPNQKVIISKTDKKEETLPETAKKTKKLPLQEITIQDLQPVTAELPLADIAWKEGRLEIVDQDFSSLEHILERWYDVDIELEGQQLNNFRFTATFSKEDIEQVLSSLQKVNPFKYKIYGKKITIYE, from the coding sequence ATGATAAACACCAGATACGAAAATGTTGAAGATTTTCTGATTGACGATACGTTTCAACAGTATTGTTCGGGAGAAAACCAGCAATGTATTCAATATTGGGAAACCTATTTACGCCATCATCCCGAACAACGTGAAAAGATACTGCAAGCGAAAAAGCTTTATATTATCCTGGTAGGAAATAAGAAGCCGCTGAATGTGCAGGTCAACAAACTGAAGGCTGATATTGAAGTAAATTCCCCTCCGGCTGAAAATAAAATAGTACGATTTTCATTGTGGCTCAAAATAGCCGCTGCAGTAATAGTGTTTGCAGGTGGACTATTCTGGGGCATACAGCGTTGGAATGTACAGGAAGAGCCTTCTTCTGCTTCCCGCATCAGCTATGTAACGGCCAATGGAGAGAAAAAAACAATTGAGCTTTCAGACGGAACCAAGGTCACGTTAAATGCCGGAAGTCAGCTTTTTGTGGACAACAGCTTCAATAAGAATGAACGAAATGTTACACTCATAGGAGAGGCTTTTTTTGACGTCAGTAAAAATAAAGACAAACCCTTTGTCCTTCATACACAGGATTTCGACATCCGCGTGCTGGGTACTGCTTTCAATGTAAAAGCCTATCCGGATGAAAAGACTTCGGAAGCTGTACTGATCCACGGACTTATCGAAATGAGAAGTAAAAGAGGAAATGAGAACTCGCTGATATTAAAGCCAAATCAGAAAGTAATTATTTCCAAAACAGATAAAAAGGAAGAAACTCTTCCGGAAACAGCAAAGAAAACCAAAAAACTACCTCTGCAGGAAATCACGATTCAGGATCTGCAGCCCGTCACCGCAGAGTTACCTTTGGCAGATATCGCATGGAAAGAAGGCCGTCTGGAAATCGTAGATCAGGACTTCTCCTCTCTGGAACATATACTGGAACGCTGGTACGATGTGGATATCGAACTGGAAGGTCAGCAGTTGAATAATTTTAGATTTACAGCCACCTTTAGTAAAGAAGATATTGAGCAGGTGCTCAGTTCATTACAAAAAGTAAACCCTTTTAAATATAAAATATATGGAAAAAAAATAACGATTTATGAATAA
- a CDS encoding RNA polymerase sigma factor, producing the protein MNNKLTYRLLWERMRNGDEDAFFDLYKALFYELVNFGIRTSGDAELSSEATDQVFVTLWEKRDKLERVENVQAYLITFLKRKLLRLLEKQNKINKALQNVKAEDDWFEMPYDEFIIKVQTNEWIQYRLKEALEKLTFRQKQLIHLKFFEGLTYEQIAAQTQQTIKTAYNTVYDALKILRQELKDF; encoded by the coding sequence ATGAACAATAAACTGACCTACAGACTTCTTTGGGAACGGATGCGGAATGGAGATGAAGATGCTTTCTTTGATCTCTATAAAGCACTGTTTTATGAATTGGTCAATTTTGGTATACGTACAAGTGGAGATGCAGAGCTGTCCAGTGAGGCTACGGATCAGGTATTTGTGACATTATGGGAGAAAAGAGATAAACTTGAAAGAGTAGAGAATGTCCAGGCTTACCTCATTACCTTTCTCAAACGTAAATTGCTCAGACTGCTGGAAAAGCAGAATAAAATAAATAAAGCATTACAAAATGTGAAGGCTGAGGACGACTGGTTTGAAATGCCATATGATGAGTTTATTATAAAAGTACAGACCAATGAATGGATCCAGTACCGGTTAAAAGAAGCCCTCGAAAAACTTACCTTCAGACAAAAACAGCTCATCCATTTGAAGTTTTTTGAAGGACTTACCTATGAACAGATAGCCGCTCAAACCCAACAAACGATCAAGACTGCTTATAATACCGTATATGATGCCCTGAAAATATTACGGCAGGAGTTAAAAGATTTTTAA